Proteins co-encoded in one Prescottella sp. R16 genomic window:
- a CDS encoding heavy-metal-associated domain-containing protein produces MSTAEYTVTGMTCGHCVGSVKEEVGAVTGVTGVAVDLASGRLTVTSDAPIPSSVITAAVEEAGYSAQPN; encoded by the coding sequence ATGAGCACCGCCGAATACACCGTCACCGGAATGACCTGCGGCCACTGCGTCGGATCGGTGAAAGAGGAAGTCGGGGCCGTCACCGGAGTCACCGGCGTCGCCGTCGATCTGGCATCCGGCCGCCTCACCGTCACCTCCGACGCCCCGATCCCCTCGTCCGTGATCACCGCGGCCGTCGAGGAAGCGGGATACTCGGCTCAACCGAACTGA
- a CDS encoding cold-shock protein: protein MAEGTVKWFNAEKGFGFIAPDDGSADVFVHYSAIQTNGFRTLEENQRVRFEIGQGNKGPQATDVTAI, encoded by the coding sequence ATGGCAGAAGGCACCGTGAAGTGGTTCAACGCTGAAAAGGGCTTCGGCTTCATCGCGCCCGACGACGGCTCCGCCGACGTCTTCGTCCACTACTCGGCCATCCAGACCAACGGCTTCCGCACCCTCGAGGAGAACCAGCGCGTTCGCTTCGAGATCGGCCAGGGCAACAAGGGCCCGCAGGCCACCGACGTCACCGCGATCTGA
- a CDS encoding nuclear transport factor 2 family protein, producing the protein MTERTTPAADELRALSDRAEIGGVLLRYFRGVDRRDWNLVRGCFFEDARNDYAPFHQGGLDDFMQFLADPGGFGLFDRTFHFAGNQLIELDGDTADTETYAMAQHTSAADAGHSTRNFLTVWLRYLDRFERRDGRWAIADRRIEVDWMRNDAGDGWVDVPGRAPR; encoded by the coding sequence GTGACCGAAAGAACGACGCCGGCTGCCGACGAACTTCGCGCACTCTCGGATCGTGCCGAGATCGGTGGCGTGCTGCTCCGCTACTTCCGGGGCGTGGATCGCCGCGACTGGAACCTGGTGCGTGGTTGCTTCTTCGAGGATGCCCGCAACGACTACGCGCCGTTCCATCAGGGCGGGCTGGACGACTTCATGCAGTTCCTCGCGGACCCGGGCGGGTTCGGTCTGTTCGATCGCACGTTCCATTTCGCGGGAAACCAGCTGATCGAACTGGATGGTGACACCGCCGACACCGAGACCTACGCGATGGCGCAGCACACCAGTGCGGCCGACGCGGGCCACTCCACCCGCAACTTCCTCACCGTGTGGTTGCGCTACCTGGACCGGTTCGAACGCCGCGACGGCCGGTGGGCGATCGCGGACCGTCGGATCGAGGTCGACTGGATGCGCAACGACGCCGGTGACGGCTGGGTGGACGTCCCGGGTCGGGCGCCGCGGTAG
- a CDS encoding 4-(cytidine 5'-diphospho)-2-C-methyl-D-erythritol kinase, with product MLSVVPRPVVVRAPSKVNLHLAVGDLRADGYHELTTVFQALSLTDDVSVVPAEELSVRVRGEGAASVPTDASNLVWKAAELLAAEAGIAPEVEISIDKGIPVAGGMAGGSADAAAALVALNELWQLDLSRDALDVFASRLGSDVPFGLHGGTAVGTGRGEKLLPVLSRNTFHWVLALAKGGLSTPTVFRELDRLRAEGAPPRVGDPSDLMHALATGDATALAPLLGNDLQAAALSLAPELRRTLRAGVTAGALAGIVSGSGPTCAFLCADDDAAVDVSAELSGAGVCRTVRVASGPVPGARVIDPEPEGSF from the coding sequence GTGCTCTCCGTCGTTCCGCGCCCTGTCGTCGTCCGGGCCCCGTCCAAGGTCAACCTGCATCTCGCGGTCGGTGACCTGCGCGCCGACGGCTACCACGAACTGACGACGGTCTTCCAGGCGCTGTCGCTCACCGACGACGTGTCGGTGGTTCCGGCGGAGGAGCTGTCCGTGCGGGTGCGCGGCGAGGGCGCCGCGTCGGTGCCCACCGACGCGTCCAACCTGGTGTGGAAGGCCGCCGAGCTGCTCGCCGCCGAGGCCGGTATCGCGCCCGAGGTGGAGATCTCGATCGACAAGGGCATCCCGGTGGCCGGCGGCATGGCCGGCGGCAGCGCCGACGCGGCCGCCGCGCTGGTGGCGTTGAACGAGCTGTGGCAGCTGGACCTGTCCCGGGACGCTCTCGACGTCTTCGCGTCCCGGCTGGGCAGTGACGTCCCGTTCGGTCTCCACGGGGGCACCGCGGTCGGGACCGGGCGCGGCGAGAAGCTGCTTCCGGTACTGTCCCGCAACACGTTCCACTGGGTGCTCGCCCTCGCAAAGGGGGGGCTGTCGACGCCGACGGTGTTCCGGGAACTCGACCGGTTGCGGGCGGAAGGGGCACCGCCGCGGGTCGGGGACCCGTCCGATCTCATGCACGCGCTCGCCACCGGGGACGCCACCGCGCTGGCCCCGCTGCTCGGCAACGATCTCCAGGCCGCGGCCCTGTCCCTCGCACCGGAGTTGCGCCGCACCCTGCGGGCGGGCGTGACGGCCGGCGCGCTGGCCGGGATCGTCTCCGGGTCGGGACCCACCTGCGCGTTCCTGTGCGCGGACGACGACGCGGCCGTCGACGTGAGCGCCGAACTCTCCGGTGCGGGCGTGTGCCGCACCGTCCGTGTCGCGAGCGGTCCGGTGCCCGGTGCCCGCGTGATCGACCCCGAGCCGGAAGGCAGCTTCTGA
- a CDS encoding ABC-F family ATP-binding cassette domain-containing protein, protein MANLINLEQVSKSFGIKPLLDSVSLGVQEGERIGVVGLNGGGKTTMLEVLAGLEEPDSGRVSRVGGLRMAVVTQRGVLPSGATVGDVVLGPLGVADHEWAGDARIRGVLAGIGIDGLGLDAGVDGLSGGERRRVALAAALVQELDLLVLDEPTNHLDVEGVQWLAEHLVSRRSALVVVTHDRWFLDTVATRTWEVVGGKVESYEGGYNDWIFARAERARQADAAEERRQNLARKELAWLRRGPQARTSKPRYRVEAAEALIADVPPPRDSIALASFAKRRLGRVVIELEDVQLTTPDGRELVHDLTWRLAPGERVGLVGVNGSGKTTLLRTLAGELEPARGRRIQGQTVKIGWLRQELDDLPTDMRVLDAVKDVAERITLGDKEVSAGQLAERLGFAPARQRTPVGDLSGGERRRLQLTRVLMAEPNVLLLDEPTNDLDIDTLQQLEDLLDGWAGTLVVISHDRYLVERICDTTWALFGDGKLTNLPGGIEEYLRRRAVLAQRESVPSAAASVGAAGAEPSATRAPRDGAADRAARKELSRLERAVAKLDERETKLHAQLAEAATDPEKLMTLDAELRQVVAEKEAAEEQWMELAAELD, encoded by the coding sequence ATGGCGAATTTGATCAATCTGGAACAGGTGTCGAAGTCCTTCGGGATCAAGCCGCTCCTCGATTCGGTGTCCCTCGGGGTGCAGGAGGGGGAGCGGATCGGCGTCGTCGGCCTCAACGGCGGCGGCAAGACCACGATGCTCGAGGTCCTGGCGGGGCTCGAGGAGCCGGATTCGGGGCGCGTCAGCCGGGTCGGCGGGCTGCGCATGGCGGTCGTGACGCAGCGCGGTGTGCTGCCGTCCGGCGCCACGGTCGGGGACGTCGTCCTCGGTCCGCTCGGGGTCGCCGACCACGAGTGGGCAGGTGATGCCCGGATCCGCGGCGTCCTCGCGGGTATCGGGATCGACGGGCTGGGGCTCGACGCCGGTGTCGACGGCCTGTCCGGTGGCGAGCGGCGCCGTGTCGCGCTGGCGGCGGCACTCGTGCAGGAACTGGATCTGTTGGTGCTCGACGAGCCCACCAACCATCTCGACGTCGAGGGTGTGCAGTGGCTGGCCGAGCACCTGGTGTCGCGGCGTTCGGCGCTGGTCGTCGTCACCCACGACCGCTGGTTCCTCGACACGGTCGCCACCCGCACGTGGGAAGTGGTGGGCGGCAAGGTCGAAAGCTACGAGGGCGGCTACAACGACTGGATCTTCGCGCGGGCGGAGCGGGCCCGGCAGGCGGACGCCGCGGAGGAGCGCCGGCAGAACCTCGCGCGCAAGGAGTTGGCGTGGCTGCGTCGCGGTCCGCAGGCGCGTACGTCGAAGCCGCGGTACCGGGTGGAGGCGGCGGAGGCGTTGATCGCGGATGTGCCGCCGCCGCGGGACTCGATCGCGCTGGCGTCGTTCGCGAAGCGCCGGCTGGGCCGGGTCGTCATCGAACTCGAGGACGTGCAGCTCACCACGCCGGACGGCCGGGAACTCGTCCACGATCTGACGTGGCGGCTCGCGCCGGGTGAACGCGTCGGCCTGGTCGGCGTCAACGGGTCCGGGAAGACGACGCTGCTGCGCACCCTCGCCGGGGAGCTGGAGCCGGCGCGCGGGCGGCGGATCCAGGGCCAGACCGTGAAGATCGGCTGGCTGCGGCAGGAACTCGACGATCTGCCCACCGACATGCGGGTCCTCGACGCCGTCAAGGATGTCGCCGAGCGGATCACGCTGGGCGACAAGGAGGTTTCGGCCGGTCAGCTCGCAGAACGTCTCGGGTTCGCGCCGGCCCGGCAGCGGACACCGGTGGGGGATCTCTCGGGTGGTGAGCGGCGTCGTCTGCAGCTCACCCGGGTCCTGATGGCGGAGCCGAACGTGCTGCTGCTCGACGAGCCCACCAACGACCTCGACATCGACACGCTGCAGCAGCTCGAGGATCTGCTCGACGGCTGGGCGGGCACGCTGGTCGTCATCTCCCACGACCGCTATCTCGTCGAACGCATCTGCGACACCACGTGGGCGCTGTTCGGGGACGGCAAGCTCACCAATCTGCCCGGTGGCATCGAGGAGTACCTGCGCCGGCGTGCGGTGCTCGCGCAGCGGGAGTCGGTGCCGTCGGCGGCGGCGAGTGTGGGTGCGGCGGGTGCGGAGCCGTCCGCTACGAGGGCGCCGCGTGACGGCGCTGCCGACCGCGCGGCCCGCAAGGAACTGTCGCGGCTCGAGCGGGCGGTCGCCAAGCTCGACGAGCGGGAGACGAAGCTGCACGCGCAGCTCGCGGAGGCGGCCACCGATCCGGAGAAGCTGATGACGCTCGACGCCGAGCTCCGGCAGGTCGTGGCCGAGAAGGAGGCCGCGGAGGAGCAGTGGATGGAGTTGGCCGCAGAACTGGACTGA
- a CDS encoding nuclear transport factor 2 family protein — translation MDLEAIAEISRLKYRYIRALDTKSWQDFADTLLPEATATYAEHLTFDSRDAFVSFLQDTLGPHVITEHHCGHPEIDVHGATATGIWYLSDTLVVPGDQLLMRGAAFYQDRYAKDASGRWKIAHTEYERTYESVYSLADVPSFRLTSNRWALLGSSPTGKPGAAS, via the coding sequence GTGGACCTGGAGGCGATCGCCGAGATCAGTCGGCTCAAGTACCGGTACATTCGCGCGCTCGACACCAAGTCGTGGCAGGATTTCGCGGACACGCTGCTGCCGGAGGCGACGGCGACGTACGCCGAGCACCTGACGTTCGATTCGCGGGACGCGTTCGTGTCGTTCCTGCAGGACACGCTCGGCCCGCACGTCATCACCGAACATCATTGCGGGCATCCGGAGATCGACGTGCACGGCGCCACCGCCACCGGTATCTGGTACCTGTCGGACACACTCGTCGTGCCGGGGGACCAGCTGCTGATGCGGGGTGCGGCGTTCTATCAGGACCGGTACGCGAAGGACGCTTCCGGACGCTGGAAGATCGCGCACACCGAGTACGAGCGCACGTACGAGTCGGTGTATTCGCTCGCCGACGTGCCGAGCTTCCGGTTGACGTCCAATCGGTGGGCGCTGCTGGGGTCGTCCCCGACGGGAAAGCCTGGCGCCGCTTCCTGA
- a CDS encoding aminotransferase class I/II-fold pyridoxal phosphate-dependent enzyme, with protein MDQTRAPLLEALDEYRRLDRYGFTPPGHRQGRGTDPRALATIGADAYRSDVLVTAGLDDRTSSNGCLTDAEALMADAVGADKAFFSTCGSSLSVKAAMLSVAGGDPGGLLLSRDAHKSVVAGLVFGGIQPRWVTPQWDAERHISHPPSPEQVRAEWERNPDAAGALIVSPSPYGTCADIDGIARVCHERGKPLIIDEAWGAHLPFHDRLPTWAMNAGADICVVSVHKMGTGFEQGSVFHMQGDLVDFDHLSDCADLLMTTSPNVLIYGGLDGWRRQMVEDGRALLESALQLTDRLRTEIESIDGLHVCDEELLGHQASHDLDRMQILIDVTGTGASGYQCGDWLREHARIDVGMTDHRRILATMSLADDHDSAERLLNSLRRLASAATDLPEPQTIVLPTPDEIQLESVTSPRAAFLGPTETVPASRAAGRIAAEQLTPYPPGIPVAVPGERLDTAVIDYLRSGVRAGMAVPDATHPRLDTFLVVRE; from the coding sequence ATGGATCAGACGCGGGCACCCCTCCTCGAAGCACTCGACGAATACCGTCGGCTGGACCGGTACGGATTCACCCCGCCCGGCCACCGCCAGGGACGCGGCACCGATCCGCGGGCCCTCGCGACGATCGGCGCGGACGCATACCGCAGCGACGTCCTGGTCACCGCGGGGCTCGACGACCGCACGTCGAGCAACGGCTGTCTCACCGACGCGGAAGCCCTCATGGCCGACGCCGTCGGCGCCGACAAAGCGTTCTTCTCCACGTGCGGCAGTTCGCTGTCCGTCAAGGCGGCAATGCTCTCCGTCGCGGGCGGGGACCCGGGCGGCCTGCTGCTCAGCCGGGACGCCCACAAATCCGTCGTCGCCGGACTCGTCTTCGGCGGCATCCAACCGCGGTGGGTGACACCGCAGTGGGATGCCGAACGGCACATCTCGCACCCACCGTCGCCGGAACAGGTGCGCGCCGAATGGGAGCGCAATCCGGACGCCGCGGGCGCCCTGATCGTCTCGCCCAGCCCGTACGGCACCTGTGCCGACATCGACGGCATCGCCCGGGTCTGTCACGAACGCGGGAAGCCGCTCATCATCGACGAGGCCTGGGGTGCGCACCTGCCGTTCCACGACAGGCTGCCGACGTGGGCGATGAACGCCGGTGCCGACATCTGCGTCGTCAGCGTCCACAAGATGGGGACCGGCTTCGAGCAGGGCTCGGTGTTCCACATGCAGGGTGATCTGGTCGACTTCGATCACCTGTCGGACTGTGCCGACCTCCTCATGACCACCAGCCCCAACGTACTGATCTACGGCGGCCTCGACGGGTGGCGGCGGCAGATGGTGGAGGACGGCCGTGCACTGCTGGAGTCGGCACTCCAGCTGACGGACCGTCTGCGCACCGAGATCGAGTCGATCGACGGCCTGCACGTGTGCGACGAGGAACTGCTCGGCCATCAGGCGTCCCACGACCTCGATCGCATGCAGATCCTGATCGATGTCACCGGCACCGGCGCGAGCGGCTACCAGTGCGGCGACTGGCTGCGCGAACACGCCCGCATCGACGTCGGCATGACCGATCACCGCCGCATCCTCGCGACGATGTCGCTCGCGGACGACCACGACAGCGCCGAGCGGCTCCTGAACTCCCTGCGCCGACTCGCTTCCGCTGCAACGGATCTCCCGGAACCGCAGACGATCGTCCTCCCCACGCCCGACGAGATCCAACTGGAGTCGGTCACGAGCCCCCGCGCCGCGTTCCTCGGCCCCACCGAAACCGTCCCGGCGTCCCGCGCCGCGGGGCGCATCGCCGCCGAACAACTGACCCCGTACCCGCCCGGCATCCCGGTCGCGGTGCCCGGCGAACGCCTCGACACCGCCGTGATCGACTACCTACGTAGCGGCGTGCGCGCGGGAATGGCCGTTCCCGACGCCACCCACCCCCGCCTCGACACGTTCCTCGTCGTCCGTGAATGA
- a CDS encoding enoyl-CoA hydratase/isomerase family protein, whose protein sequence is MTSFIRTRVHGSVAEIVLDRPKALNALDLGMIRGMLDALTQWRDDDAITAVLVTSSSDRAFCAGGDIKSVRQAALDRDSGSIHAFFSTEYELNALIANYPKPYVALIDGHAMGGGLGISVHGSVRVVTEKAALAMPETAIGFFPDVGASYFLPRLTGSTGMYLGLTGARASGADAVHAGLATHFVPSDTLEALATDIRKVGDRADLEAALARHTVAAPDSELAQRQTEVDRVFGSGTVADMLARLTGDDEWTAQTREALTTLAPSSLWITAELVRRGADLTLQQCLDLELVLGAEVTRNADFIEGVRAVLVDKDRNPSWNPPAIDDIDSEAIEALFTEITADVTDSQPSHSR, encoded by the coding sequence ATGACGTCGTTCATCCGGACCCGTGTGCACGGCAGTGTCGCAGAGATCGTTCTCGACCGGCCGAAGGCGCTCAATGCACTTGACCTCGGCATGATCCGCGGCATGCTCGACGCGTTGACACAGTGGCGTGACGACGATGCGATCACGGCGGTGCTGGTGACGAGTTCGTCGGATCGCGCGTTCTGCGCCGGCGGCGACATCAAGTCGGTGCGGCAGGCGGCGCTCGATCGGGACTCCGGGTCGATCCATGCGTTCTTCTCGACGGAGTATGAGCTCAATGCGCTCATCGCGAACTATCCCAAGCCGTACGTTGCGCTGATCGACGGGCACGCGATGGGCGGTGGCCTCGGTATCTCGGTGCACGGTTCGGTCCGTGTCGTCACGGAGAAGGCTGCGCTCGCGATGCCGGAGACGGCGATCGGTTTCTTCCCCGACGTCGGGGCGAGCTATTTTCTGCCGCGGCTGACCGGGTCGACGGGCATGTACCTGGGTCTGACGGGGGCGCGGGCGTCCGGCGCGGACGCCGTCCACGCGGGCCTGGCCACTCATTTCGTTCCCAGCGATACGCTCGAGGCCCTGGCCACCGACATCCGCAAGGTCGGTGACCGTGCCGATCTCGAGGCGGCCCTCGCCCGTCACACGGTCGCCGCCCCGGACTCGGAGCTGGCGCAGCGGCAGACCGAGGTCGACCGGGTGTTCGGGTCGGGCACGGTCGCCGACATGCTCGCCCGGTTGACCGGCGACGACGAGTGGACCGCGCAGACCCGCGAGGCACTCACGACGCTCGCCCCGAGCAGCCTGTGGATCACGGCGGAGCTGGTGCGCCGCGGCGCGGACCTGACTCTGCAGCAGTGCCTGGACCTCGAGCTGGTCCTGGGCGCCGAGGTCACCCGAAACGCCGACTTCATCGAGGGTGTGCGGGCCGTCCTGGTCGACAAGGACCGCAACCCGTCCTGGAATCCGCCGGCGATCGACGACATCGACTCCGAGGCGATCGAAGCGCTGTTCACCGAGATCACTGCGGACGTGACCGACTCGCAGCCGTCGCACAGCCGGTAA
- a CDS encoding aldo/keto reductase — translation MSTVPTVTLNNGVTMPQIGFGVFQVPDEETTAAVTAALAAGYRSIDTAAIYGNETGTGKALAASGIARDDLFVTSKLWNSDQGYDTTLTAFDASLDRLGLDYLDLYLIHWPAPAHDRYVDSWRALEKLYADGRVRAIGVSNFLPEHLRRVLDAGSIVPAVNQIELHPALQQRDVVAFADAHGIATEAWSPLAQGAVLNEPAIARIAAAHQRTPAQVVLRWHLQQGRIVIPKSVTPSRIRENLDILGFELSSAELAEVDALDRDGRTGPHPAEFNG, via the coding sequence ATGTCCACCGTCCCCACCGTCACCCTGAACAACGGCGTCACGATGCCGCAGATCGGCTTCGGCGTCTTCCAGGTCCCCGACGAGGAGACGACCGCCGCGGTGACCGCTGCCCTCGCCGCCGGATACCGGTCGATCGACACCGCGGCGATCTACGGCAACGAGACCGGCACCGGAAAAGCCTTGGCCGCCTCCGGTATCGCGCGGGACGACCTGTTCGTGACGTCCAAGTTGTGGAACAGCGACCAGGGCTACGACACCACCCTCACCGCATTCGACGCGAGCCTGGACCGACTCGGCCTCGACTACCTCGATCTGTACCTGATCCACTGGCCGGCCCCCGCCCACGACCGCTACGTCGACTCGTGGCGGGCGCTCGAGAAGCTGTACGCGGACGGGCGCGTCCGGGCGATCGGCGTCTCGAACTTCCTGCCCGAGCACCTGCGGCGGGTGCTCGACGCCGGCTCGATCGTCCCCGCCGTCAACCAGATCGAACTGCACCCGGCACTGCAGCAGCGCGACGTCGTCGCGTTCGCCGACGCCCACGGCATCGCCACCGAAGCGTGGAGTCCGCTGGCTCAGGGCGCCGTCCTGAACGAACCGGCGATCGCCCGGATCGCGGCCGCCCACCAGCGGACACCCGCCCAGGTCGTCCTCCGTTGGCACCTGCAGCAGGGACGCATCGTCATCCCGAAGTCGGTGACGCCGTCGCGAATCCGGGAGAACCTCGACATCCTCGGCTTCGAACTCTCGTCCGCCGAGCTGGCGGAAGTCGATGCACTGGACCGCGACGGTCGGACCGGACCGCACCCGGCCGAGTTCAACGGCTAG